The Triticum aestivum cultivar Chinese Spring unplaced genomic scaffold, IWGSC CS RefSeq v2.1 scaffold170933, whole genome shotgun sequence region GTATAGGCTTACGGTGCTAGCATGGCATGCACGTGGTTTTGGATCGATCTTTACCATCCACTTGAACATGATCATGCACGGCTACTTGACCCAACGACTTGATCGATTACATGGGCGGAGTCGTCGTTTACTTCGACTCCGGCTCTTGCTTGCCATCGGCAGTGACGACCACTTGCCCACGTCGTTAACCCGGCCGGCTATCCTAGCCCACGGTTAATCATCCAGCTAATTAACATGCATGCATGGTTACTTGACCGTAAGATAAAATGGTAATCATGCATGCAAGTAGAGTAGCATAAACGGACACAGATTGAATTAGTCCATGCATTCAGTGGTGGTGTGGGCTTAATTACCTTGACAAGATGATCCTTGGTGCCGGCATGAACGTGGTTTGGATTTTTGCCATCTGCTAGTACAATACCCTCCAACTCCAAATTCAACTACCGAAACTTCCAGGTTGCTGCCTCCTCTGCTCTAATGTCAACTATTCAAGCCTGGAGCTAGATGTGTTCATCAGTGAATGCTTGAATGCATGTGTTTTAGAACTGTTGACCCAACGTGGATGCGATCACGATTAGAAGTCAGTCATCTCGTTTACTTTTACCTGCACCAATTAAGGCACTAATTATTCTAAGCCTCCACCTACAATTGAGACATGACTTCGTCAACAACTCCACCAACACCCCCAACATGCATGGCCGGAAGCACCACTATAAATATCCATTGATGTTTCGCTTAAAACTCACCTCATCTTGCAAGAGTACACACTTCCATAAAACATACACAATGGTAGGCACAAAGCTAGTAGCCATTGGCTATGTTGTCCTCTTGAGTATTGGACTGGCCAATGCTGCAAGGGTGGTTAGATTCGGCAGTGGAAGCGCCACGGGaacgggagcgggaggaggagagggtggGGGAACTGTGAGTGGTGGTGGCTCGGGTGCTGGGGGTGGAACTGGGTCTGGCTTGAGTTCTAGTAGTGGTAGCCATGCAagcggtggaggtggaggtggcggcggaggcggcggccaaaATGGTGGAACTGGATATGGTAGCGGGTCCGGCTCTGGCTCCGGTTCCAGTCAATATAGTCAAGGATCTTCATATCCTTATGGTGGTGGCTATGGTGGATATACTAGCGCTGGTGGtgccggtggtggcggtggtggagggaAAGCTAGTGGCTATCAAGGATCTAGTGGATATGGGGCTGGTAGTGGCACTGGTTTTGGCTCAGCTACAGCTACTAACAATTGGTATAGACAAGGTAGTACAAATGCAGATGCTGGTGGAAACGGTGGTGGCAATGGCGGAGGAAGAAATGGTGGGAGTGGTGCAGGCAAAGGTGCTGGATCTGGGTATGGCAATGCCAACCCCTAGTCCCCTTCATGTGAGGAATCTAAAAAAATGGAGCCCAACCTACTGTACTGTGTCAAATTGATAGCTTTGACTCTTTTTTCATTTATTTGTTATCATCTTACATATTATATCAAATAAGGGCTTCATTGTTCTAGTGGAATATGTACTAGTGTTTGTGATATATTCCAAGAATGTTACATGTCAATGTATCACTATTTATATGTATTAAGTTATATACCATCGTTTTGGCCAATTAACTTGAAATGGAAACTCTTTGCCCGTGTTATGGTTGTGTAACACAAGTTGCTCACTTATGGTGAAGTACCAAAAAATATCGTTTCAATGATACATGTCGTTTCACGAACTGCGTCATTCATATAAAACATAACTCACATCCACCA contains the following coding sequences:
- the LOC123176021 gene encoding glycine-rich cell wall structural protein 2-like, giving the protein MVGTKLVAIGYVVLLSIGLANAARVVRFGSGSATGTGAGGGEGGGTVSGGGSGAGGGTGSGLSSSSGSHASGGGGGGGGGGGQNGGTGYGSGSGSGSGSSQYSQGSSYPYGGGYGGYTSAGGAGGGGGGGKASGYQGSSGYGAGSGTGFGSATATNNWYRQGSTNADAGGNGGGNGGGRNGGSGAGKGAGSGYGNANP